The Methylocaldum marinum genome includes the window CGCTGTCCGGGTCGTGGTGGCGGCCCGTCCCATACAGTCCGGGGAGGAGATACGCGATGCCGACCTTGCTCTGGCCGCTTTCGAGGCCGCTCCGCCGAACGCTTTCAAGCGTCCCGAGGAAATCGTCGGCAGACGTCCGGTCGCCGCCATCGGCAGCGGAAATCCCGTGCTTCAGCGCCATTTCCTGAGCGGCAATCCGTTGATCGAAACGCTGCGCGAAAACGAGCGTGCCATCGCGGTCAAGGTGAACAATCTGATCGGTGTCGGCGGGTTCCTGCATCCGGGCGACAAGGTGGACGTACTGCTCTATCTGCGCGGCGACCATCAGCAGGCCGCGGAAAGCCAATCGCTTGTCGTGGTGCGCTCGGTACGCGTCCTGGCTTACGGCGGCGAGCTTGGTGGTCCCGAGGACGCAGGCAAGACTGAAAAGGTCAAGAGCAAGGAGGCCGCTACCGCGGTACTCGCGGTCAGCGCCGAGGACGCGGTCCGCCTTACCCTGGCGGAGAACGCCGGGGTATTGCGCCTCGCTCTGCGTCCGTCGTCGATCGGCGAGGACGGAACGGAAGATCGCGCTTCCGTCCGCCTGAGCGAAATCATTGCACCGGGACTTGAAGAACCGGCTCCTCGGAAACCGCAAGGCCCGGTGGTGGAGGTCTACCGGGGCGGCCAAAAAAGCATGATTCAATTTCAATGAGATATTCCATCGACAGGCGTATGGCCGGTTCACGAATCTGGCTGGCGCTGTGGCTGGCCTTTGCTTGTGCATTCGGCGAGGAGGTGCTCGCCGCGGGCAAGAACGGCAAGCACAAGCATAAGACGACCCGCTACAAGGTTCTTCACATCACCGAAGGCCAGCAAAAGGTCTTGAGTTTCTTCGAACCGGTGGCTCGGGTCGCGGTAGGCGATTCCGAGGTGGCCGACGTCTCGATGACGACGCCGGATGAATTGCTGGTCAGCGGCAAGAAGGTGGGTACCACCGACCTGCACGTCTGGCCGGGCGCCAAGAGTCCGCCGCGGCTTTATCGCGTGAGGGTGGACCCGCGCCTGATCGAGGGAGAATTTCACAGTCTCGGCGAGCACGCCGCCAAGGTTCAGGCGAACAAGCCCGAGCCCGGCGATGCGACCACGGTCGATGTCGGCGGCACCCAGATTCAGGCCGATATCAAGGTCGTCGAGGTCAGCAGGACCGGGCTCAAGGAAGCCGGATTCTTCTTCGGCAAGAATTCCGCCAATACCACGCTGGCCGTTTCCCCGCCCGGAACTTTGTCGGGCGTCGGGTCTTCCGAGTCGGCGGCTGCCGCCGGCAGCCTGCTGTTGGAGAGCGCCGCCGGCTTTTTCCCGTTTATCGAGGCCTTTCAACTGGTCTTCGGCAATTCCAAGCAAAGCTGGCTCAGCACCATCAGCCTGCTGGAGCGGGGCGGTTATGCCTACACCCTGGCCGAGCCCAGCCTCACCGCCATGAGCGGTCAGACCGCCACGTTTCTGGCCGGGGGCGAATTTCCGATCCCGGTGGTGCAGGCCGGCGGCGCCTCGAATGCGATCTCGATTTCCTACCGCGAGTTCGGCGTGCGCCTGATGCTGACGCCGACCATCCTGGAGGCGGACCGCATCGCCATGAAGGTCGCGCCCGAAGTCAGCGAGCTGGATTTCTCCGCCGGCATTCAGAGTGCCGGGGTGCGCGTTCCGGCCCTGAAAGTGCGCCGCACCGACACCACGATCGAACTGGGCGATGGCGACAGTTTCGCGATCAGCGGCCTGATCAGCCAGGCCACGATCGCCAACGAAGACAAGCTGCCGTTCCTCGGAGACGTGCCGGTTTTGGGCGCATTCTTCCGCTCCAAGCGTTTCGACAAGAGCGACAAGGAACTGCTCATGATCGTCACGCCCCACATCGTCCATCCCCTCGAACGGGGCGCCGAGCTTCCGCCTCTGCCCGGCGAGGCGTATCGCCGAACCGACCCGGACTACGCAGACTTCCTCTTTTATAAACAGGAACCCGCGGCGCGCCCGCGCGGAGCGATGGAAGGCTTTTCCCGATGAAAAGCGGCAAGGACGAGAGCCCTCACTTTCTCCTGGTTACCGAAAGCGAGGCGGCGACCCGGCGCTTGAAAGATGTCATCGATCAGCAGGGGGAGTTGTTCGTTTCCGAACCCGATCCGCTGGAACGCGTGCTCCAGATCATCGATTCGGTGGCCTGCGTGCTTGCCATCGTGCACGTCACCCAGGAAAGTCGTTCGCGCCAAATGATGCTGATCGAGGCGCTGCGTTCCGCCAAGCCCTTGCTGCCGGTATTGGTATTCGCGGACGAGCTCGATTCGGATCTGGTATTGGCGGCCCTGCGCGCCGGGGCTTGCGACGTGATCGCGCGAGACTCCTCGAAAAGCGAAATGCGGGAACGCCTGCAATACGCCATGGAGCGGCATGCGCCGCAGGCCGGCGGCATGCAAAAACGCAGCCGCGGCAAAATCATCGCGGTGGTCAGTGCCCGCCCCGACGCCGATTGCGCCATATTCGCCCTGCACCTGGCGCTGGTCCTGCATCGCATGGAATCAGGCGAAAAATCCCTGCTGCTCGATTTGGGCATGCCCGTCGCGGATTCCCTGCTGTTTCTCGGCCTGCGTTCGTCTTATACCTTCGTCGACGCGGTGCGCAGTACCCGGCGCTTCGACGAAATCCTGATCGACACCGCGTTCGTCAAACATGCCAGCGGCCTGGCCCTGCTGGCGATGCCGGAGGACGACGCCGGCGCACCCGAGATCACCACCAATGATGTCGTGGTCCTGCTCAATATCTTGCGTACCTATCACCGGCATATCGTGATAAACCTGGGCGGGACGCCGCGCTCGGAGTTTCTCGCCCTAATGATCTCGCATGCGGATGAAGTGTTCCTGCTGTGCGAGCAGACGGTGCCCAGCTGCCGCAGCAATAAACACCTGATGGAGTTTTTCGAAAAACATCGTCTCAATGAGCGAATCTGTCTCCTGGTCGACCGCTACCTGGAGAAACAGGACCCATCCGCAGCGGAAATCGCCCGGCGGCTGGGCATTCCGCTCAAAGCTACCTTGCCGTCCAGCGGCATCGCGCGGCTTGCGATGAAGAACAGCGGCAGGACTTTGTTCGAGATCGCCCCCAAGGACAAGTACACCCTGGCCATAGAAAATCTGGCCTCGTCCCTGGTTCAGGATAAGGCGCCGGTGGAACGCCGCCGCCGGTTCGGATTTTTGAACGGACTTTTTCAAGGTAAATGATCGGAGTAGGCTTGCATGAGACTCAAAAGCGATCCTGTCTTCAATCTCTCGGAAGAACTCCAGGACCTCAAGGGAAAGCTGCACCGGCATCTGTTGGACCAGGCCGATTCCCTGCCGGCCAACGGGGAGGACGAGCGGCTCAACCGCTTCGTATGGGAGAAAGTGACCCAGTATATCCGCACCTCGCACATTGCCATCAATCAGCGCGAGATCGAGCGCCTGGTCAAGGATCTCATCGACGAATTGACCGGTTTCGGTCCCATCGATGCACTGCTGCGCGACGATAAGATCAGCGACATACTGGTCAACGGTCCTTTTCACATTTATATCGAGCGCAATGGCCGGCTCGAGAAATCCGATCTGCGCTTCATCGACAACGCCCACTTGCTCCGGGTGATTCGGCGGATTCTGGCGCCCCTGGGACGGCGGGTGGACGAATCCAGCCCGATGGTGGACGCCCGGCTGCCGAACGGAAGCCGGGTCAACGCCGTGATTCCTCCGCTGGCGATCGACGGCGCCTGCCTATCAATCCGCAAATTCCGCAAGGAACCCCTGACCGCCGCCGATCTTCTCGCCTACGGAACCTGGGATGACGACACCCTGGCGCTGCTGCGCCAGGCGGTACATGCGCGCTGCAACATGCTGGTGGCCGGATCCACCGGCGCCGGGAAAACGACTTTGCTCAACGTGCTCAGCAGTTTCATCGGTCCCGACGAGCGCCTGATCACCATAGAGGACGCTGCCGAGCTCAACTTACGCCACCCTCATGTGGTGCGCCTCGAAACCCGCCCGGCGGGCATCGAGGGCGGCTGCGAAGTCGCTGCGCGCGATCTGGTCCGCAATGCCCTGCGCATGCGTCCGGACCGCATCATTCTGGGCGAAATCCGCGGCGGCGAAGTGCTCGACATGTTACAGGCGATGAACACCGGACATGATGGTTCGATGGCGACCCTGCACGCCAACAGTCCGCGCGACGCCTTGAGCCGGCTGGAGCTTCTGGCGGGATTCGCGGGCTATAACGGCAGCGAAAATACCCTGCGCCAGCAGATCGCAAGCTCTCTGGACCTCATCGTCCACATCGGTCGTCTGCGTGACGGTCAGCGCCGCGTACTCACCGTGGAAGAAGTCGTGGACGTTGCCGAAGGCCATTACGTCACCCAGAGCCTTTACCGCCACGAACCGCTTTCCAGGCTCAGACCCAAGTCCGCCAAGCTGGCGCAATGCTCGGTCGACCCGATTCTGCCGCTGCGCGGTTATGCCCGATAAGCTCCTTTACACGGTCCTGGCGTG containing:
- the cpaB gene encoding Flp pilus assembly protein CpaB translates to MSSQTLKFLAVLMVIGSVVLAFVALRISRAPETPSKTANAETIPQKDAAVRVVVAARPIQSGEEIRDADLALAAFEAAPPNAFKRPEEIVGRRPVAAIGSGNPVLQRHFLSGNPLIETLRENERAIAVKVNNLIGVGGFLHPGDKVDVLLYLRGDHQQAAESQSLVVVRSVRVLAYGGELGGPEDAGKTEKVKSKEAATAVLAVSAEDAVRLTLAENAGVLRLALRPSSIGEDGTEDRASVRLSEIIAPGLEEPAPRKPQGPVVEVYRGGQKSMIQFQ
- a CDS encoding type II and III secretion system protein family protein, whose translation is MRYSIDRRMAGSRIWLALWLAFACAFGEEVLAAGKNGKHKHKTTRYKVLHITEGQQKVLSFFEPVARVAVGDSEVADVSMTTPDELLVSGKKVGTTDLHVWPGAKSPPRLYRVRVDPRLIEGEFHSLGEHAAKVQANKPEPGDATTVDVGGTQIQADIKVVEVSRTGLKEAGFFFGKNSANTTLAVSPPGTLSGVGSSESAAAAGSLLLESAAGFFPFIEAFQLVFGNSKQSWLSTISLLERGGYAYTLAEPSLTAMSGQTATFLAGGEFPIPVVQAGGASNAISISYREFGVRLMLTPTILEADRIAMKVAPEVSELDFSAGIQSAGVRVPALKVRRTDTTIELGDGDSFAISGLISQATIANEDKLPFLGDVPVLGAFFRSKRFDKSDKELLMIVTPHIVHPLERGAELPPLPGEAYRRTDPDYADFLFYKQEPAARPRGAMEGFSR
- a CDS encoding AAA family ATPase yields the protein MKSGKDESPHFLLVTESEAATRRLKDVIDQQGELFVSEPDPLERVLQIIDSVACVLAIVHVTQESRSRQMMLIEALRSAKPLLPVLVFADELDSDLVLAALRAGACDVIARDSSKSEMRERLQYAMERHAPQAGGMQKRSRGKIIAVVSARPDADCAIFALHLALVLHRMESGEKSLLLDLGMPVADSLLFLGLRSSYTFVDAVRSTRRFDEILIDTAFVKHASGLALLAMPEDDAGAPEITTNDVVVLLNILRTYHRHIVINLGGTPRSEFLALMISHADEVFLLCEQTVPSCRSNKHLMEFFEKHRLNERICLLVDRYLEKQDPSAAEIARRLGIPLKATLPSSGIARLAMKNSGRTLFEIAPKDKYTLAIENLASSLVQDKAPVERRRRFGFLNGLFQGK
- a CDS encoding CpaF family protein, coding for MRLKSDPVFNLSEELQDLKGKLHRHLLDQADSLPANGEDERLNRFVWEKVTQYIRTSHIAINQREIERLVKDLIDELTGFGPIDALLRDDKISDILVNGPFHIYIERNGRLEKSDLRFIDNAHLLRVIRRILAPLGRRVDESSPMVDARLPNGSRVNAVIPPLAIDGACLSIRKFRKEPLTAADLLAYGTWDDDTLALLRQAVHARCNMLVAGSTGAGKTTLLNVLSSFIGPDERLITIEDAAELNLRHPHVVRLETRPAGIEGGCEVAARDLVRNALRMRPDRIILGEIRGGEVLDMLQAMNTGHDGSMATLHANSPRDALSRLELLAGFAGYNGSENTLRQQIASSLDLIVHIGRLRDGQRRVLTVEEVVDVAEGHYVTQSLYRHEPLSRLRPKSAKLAQCSVDPILPLRGYAR